The Caldicoprobacter guelmensis genomic interval CTGGATGAATGGTCCGACAGCATAGACGATATTTTAGAGAGCTATTGGGCAGATGGTATTAAAGAAATGGCCTTGGCTGAAGCATTAAAGGCTTTTGAAAGGCATCTTCATGAGAATTTTCGCCCAGGCAAGACCACCAGCATGAACCCTGGTTCGTTGCAGGATTGGCCAATAAACCAGCAGAAACAGCTTTTTCAGATACTTGATGACCCCAAGAGGTATATAGGTGTGGAACTTACTGAAAGTTATTTAATGCTGCCCATGAAATCTGTATCTGGTATACGCTTTGCCACCGAGGTTGGTTTTGAGAATTGTAAGCTGTGCAGGAGGGAGAACTGTCCTGGCAGAAGGGTGCCTTATGACCCGGAATTTGCTAAGTCTTATGGAGTACAAATTTAGTTTCAAACCAATACCGCACAATGGGCGATGAACTGGCCGCACTGCTGGCACATTATAACTTCCTTGTGGAGGTCAGTTTGGTTGGCCCAGAAGAACTGCACGATTACTCTCGCAAGACAGCTGGTGGGCGGGGAATAAAATAGCGGAACTCCTTTCTGAATAGAATGAAAACATAATCAGAAAGGAGCTCCTACATTTATCTGGAATTTTCGATAAACCCGATTTTTATTTTTATGATATTTGTGTCAGCACATCATGTGCCTCTTTGAGCTTCTCTATTATAGGTATACCCTGTGGACAGGCGCTTTCGCACTGGCCGCATTCTACACATTTGGAGGCATCGGCTTTTTCCTCAATAAGTTTCTTATACTCCCTGCTTTGCCCTTCAATATCATCGTACATGGAAGCGTTGTTGTACAGGCTAAAGATCCTAGGTATATTGATTCCCGAAGGGCAGGGCATGCAGTAATTACAAGATGTACAGCTTACTTTTATTTTGCTTTCATAAGCGGCTTTTACCTTGGCAATCAACTCAAGTTCTTCCTGTGTCATTGAATTGGGTGCAGCGTTTTTAAATATCTCGATATTTTCCTTCAGCTGTTCCATGGTGCTAACGCCGCTTAAGATGACTGTAACCTCAGGAAAGTTGTATAGCCATCTGAATGCCCATTCTACTGGAGAACGTTTTATGCTGAAACTATCCCATATTTGTTGAATGTCTTTAGGGATGTTATGAGCCAGCCTACCACCCTTCAACGGCTCCATTATCACCACAGGTATTCCTTTGGAGGCGGCATATCGCATGCCTTCTACTCCTGCCTGATAGTTTTCGTCCAGGAAATTGAGCTGAATCTGGCACATCTTCCAGTCATATGCGTCTATTATCACCTTAAATATAGGCAACTGGTCATGGAATGAAAAGCCGGGATATTTTATCTTTCCAGACTCGACAGCTTTATCGAGGAACTTCAATATGTTAAATTTTTCCACTTTTTCCCATCGTTCCTTATCCAGGGCGTGCAGCAAATAGAAGTCAATATAGTCAACCTGAAGTTTTGATAATTGTTCGTCCAGTAGTTTTTCACAATCTTCGTAGGATTCCACTTTCCACATAGGAAGTTTGGTAGCGAGTTTCACCCTTTCACGGTATCCATCTTTCAAAGCTTTGCCTACCACTATTTCGCTATTGCCGCCGTGATAGGGGTAAGCGGTATCTATGTAATTGACGCCGTTGTCTATTGCATACCTAATCATCTTGATAGCCTCGTCTTCGTCAATAGCTGAGTAATCTTTTGAACCATCGGGCTGTGTTTGAAGAGGTAACCGCATGCAACCCATGCCAAACGTTGAAACTTTAAACCCTAAATTTCCAAATTCCCTGTAATACATCTTACATTATTCCCTCCTTGCAATTGTTATTGGTTTTTTTTAATTTATATTAAATTTAATTGGGACAAAAGTCAGTGCTGTTTATCCCTGATTTTCAAGGATTTAACATGAGCAGCAAATTCGGCATCGGCCCCTCCAATATGAGTTACAATCCAATTTACCACGTATCTATCTCCTCAATGTTGATTTCTAGTTCGGGCCTCCGCTTGGTAGAAATGATATCACCTTCCTCTGTGCCCCATTTACTCTATAACTATTTTTATAAACAAAATTTAGTTCTGTAAAACATGTTTTGTGTAAAATTTTATAACTTTAAACTCATGTATTGACAAACATAGAAAAGGAAGATTATAATAACATTAACATCCTACCCCATATAGGGTGGGGGGTAATTGTGGTTGTCAGTCGTGGAGAAAACTTGACGTAGGGATAAAATAAATGAAGAGGTGAAAATTTTATGGCAAAGCAAACCTTCAGCATTACCGGGATGACCTGCACAGCATGTGCAAAGGCTATTGAGAGAAGCGTTAGCAAAATAGATGGGGTAAAGTCAGCCAACGTGAATTTTGCCACCGAAAAGCTAACGGTGGAGTTTGATGAGGGCAAAGTGGATTTGCTCAGGATAAAAGAAGCAGTTGAAAAAGCCGGATATGGAGTGCAGGATGATGAGCCAAACAGGAGAGAAGTGCTCATTCCTATAGGCGGGATGACATGCGCCGCCTGCGCAAAGGCAATTGAAAGGGCAATAAGGAAGCTACCGGGCGTTGATGAGGCAGACGTCAATCTGGCAACCGAAAAGGCCAAAGTAGTATATAATCCTGCCATAGTACGGTTGTCAGAGATAAAACAGGCAATCATCAAGGCGGGGTATAGACCGCTGGAAGCAGAGGAGGGGGAGCAGCGGCTGGACCGGGAGAGGTTGCGGCGTCAAAAGGAGCTTAAAGATTTGAGGGCCAGGTTGGCAGTATCCATAATATTTGCAGTGCCGCTTTTGTACATCGCTATGGGGCATATGCTGGGATTGCCGCTGCCCGAGGTTATCATGCCCGATATGCATCCTATAAGTTTTGCACTGGTTCAGCTGTTGCTTACCATCCCTATTGTAATGGCCGGCTACAGGATTTATGTGGTGGGGTTTGGCAATCTAGTAAGGCGACATCCCAATATGGATTCTTTGATAGCTGTGGGTACCAGCGCGGCACTCTTCTATGGCATTTATGCCGTGTTTAAGATAGCCTCAGGGTATACCGAATATACCCGGAATTTGTATTTTGAATCGGCCGGCGTGATAATCACATTGATCTTGCTTGGCAGATACTTGGAGTCGATAGCCAAAGGTAAGACTTCCGAAGCCATAAGAAAGCTTATGGACCTTTCGCCCAGCACGGCGGTGGTTATACACGGTGACCAGCAAATCACCATACCCGTAGAAGAAGTTGAAGTGGGAGATGTACTATTGGTCAGGCCGGGTGACAGAATTCCGGTTGACGGAGAAGTTATCGAAGGCAGGACTTCGGTGGATGAATCCATGCTGACCGGCGAGAGCATTCCTGTAGAGAAGGTTCCCGGTAGCAAGGTGATAGGGGGCAGCATAAATAAGAACGGGACCATAAAGATGAGGGCAACAAAGGTGGGCAAGGATACGGTGCTGGCCCAGATCATAAAGCTGGTGGAGGAAGCACAAGGGTCAAAGGCGCCAATAGCCAAGCTGGCCGATATTATATCCGGATACTTTGTGCCGATGGTGATAGCCATAGCCATGATTGCAGCGGTTGCATGGGCGCTGGCCGGTGAATCGGTAGCCTTTGCCCTCACGATATTCATATCGGTACTGGTGATAGCCTGCCCGTGCGCCCTTGGGCTTGCGACCCCTACCGCCATCATGGTGGGAACCGGCAAAGGGGCCGAGCATGGGATACTCATAAAGAGCGGTGAGGCACTTGAAACTGCACACAGGATTGACACCGTGGTGCTGGACAAGACAGGTACCATCACTGAGGGCAAGCCAAAGGTGACAGACATCATAACCAATGGTTTGATCAGCCAGGATGAGCTTCTGCGCTTGTCGGCTTCAGCCGAAGTGGGCTCCGAGCATCCACTGGGCGAAGCAGTTGTAAACAGCGCCAGGGAAAGGAATATGGAGCTTATTAAAGTAGAGAGCTTTGAAGCCATACCGGGGCAGGGCATTATGGTATTTGTACAGGGCAAGCAGGTCCTTTTGGGCAATAAGAGACTCATGGAGGATAGAAATATTGAGGTCACACTTCAGCAGGAGTACGACAAGCTGGCCGAAGAGGGTAAGACTCCTATGTTTGTCGCCGTGGATGGCAGTCTTGCTGGCATCATAGCGGTATCCGACGTCATAAAGCCTTCAAGCAAAAGAGCCGTAGGACATCTGCACAGGATGGGCATAAGAGTAGTGATGATAACGGGCGATAATGTTCGAACCGCCAAAGCCATTGCCAGGCAAGTGGGTATCGACATGGTGCTGGCCGAAGTGCTGCCTCAAGACAAGGCCAACGAAGTTAAGAAGCTTCAGCAGCAGGGCAGGAAGGTCGCAATGGTGGGTGATGGCATCAATGACGCTCCTGCTCTGGTACAAGCAGACGTAGGGATTGCCATAGGGTCTGGAACTGATGTAGCAATGGAATCGGCCGATATAGTGCTTATGAAAAGCGATCTGATGGATGTACCGGCGGCCATTCAGCTTAGCAAGGCCACTCTCAGAAACATCAAGCAAAACTTGTTTTGGGCCTTTGCATACAACACTGCTGGTATTCCCATAGCAGCCGGCGTATTGCACCTGTTCGGTGGACCTCTGCTGAATCCGGTGATAGCGGCAGCGGCCATGGCCTTAAGTTCGGTGTCAGTTGTGACAAATGCCTTGAGGCTTAGAAGGTTTAAGCCCACACTGGATTAATATGCACAATTTGCATTAAGCCGATAGTTTAACGCTTGATTTTGGAGTATCACCGATTTTTGAATGACATCAAAGAATAGTGCCAAAGGAGTAAAGAGGCTTAACGATTTGGAAAAAATTTTGGAAGGGGGTGTTTCTGTGAAGAAGAAGGTGTTTATAGAGGGAATGTCCTGCCAACACTGCGTAAACCATGTTACCGAGGCGCTTAAGGAAATATCCGGCGTGAAAACGGTTGACGTGGATTTAAAGGGCAAATATGCCATTGTTGAAGCAGACCGCCAGATCGATGATAGTGAAATAAAGAATGCAATAGAAGAGGCAGGATACGAAGTTGTAAAGATAGAATAGTTTTTGTCGATTTATTTTTGTCGGCATCGGTTTATTGTAACCACATATTCAGAAGGGGAACTAACGGAAACTGTTACTATTTTCCACGACATTGGTTGTATTGTAACCCGTAAGCTCGGAGGGTCTCTTCAGCTTACGGGTTAAAGATTCAGTTTTCCTTTTGTTTCATCTTGCGGAAACCCTCAAGGCAGAAGCCCAAGTCGTACCACTCACAGTTTTGACACAAGTTTTTAAATCTCTCTTCTTCCAGGGTTTTTATTCTTTGGTAGGCATCTTTTACGGCAATTTCGTCGGTGGTTAAAAGGTCAATTATAAATTCGTCCTTTTTTCTTACTTTATCATTATTAATACAAATGCCATTGTGTAATTTAGGACAACTTTTGCAGATATCGTCTGCGTGGACTTCAAGTTTAAGCATAAGCTCAGGGCTCCCGAGAATTTGGGCTCGAATACGAGAAAAGTTTTGAACAAACCGGTGGTTGTAGCCTAAGCCGCGAAATCCCAGAAAGCATAGCAGGTGGTGTGCTCTTAATCTAACCATTGATATTAATACCTGCCCTGGGTAGTGCCCTGTCTATGTATTTTGACAAAACGATGGCTATGACTCCTTTTAATATGTCTAAGGGGATGAATGGCAATACGCCGATTCCCACGGCTTTATCTATGGATGATTTGGTTACATAAGCTAGTTGCACTGTGCCCAGGAAGTATATAATGAGGAGGGAGATGAGCACCCCTGAAACCTTGCCTGTTAGGTTGAACCTGAACAGCTCCACAAAGTATCCACCAACCAATCCACTTATGACGAATCCTATAATGTATCCGCCAGTTGGGCCCAGTATGATGCCTATGCCCCCTTGCGCTTGAGCAAATACCGGCAGTCCTATAGCTCCAAGGAGCAAATATGTAAGCATTCCCCAGAATGCCTTTTTGCCCAGCAGTAATATACCTAAAAAAACTCCAAAGACTTGAAGGGTAAACGGTACACCTCCTGGAAGGGGTATGGCAATCTGGGCCAAAACAGCTGTGATGGTTGCCAGCAAGGCAGCTTGCACTACGGTCCTAATTGTCAACTTCAAACACCTCCATAGTTTACAATTTATTTATAGAATAATTCAGGCAATTAAAAAAGTCAATAGGAAAAGGTTTTATTTTTTGGCTCATTAATTTTTTGTTTTTGGTATAATAAGTTACAACATGCTAAAATACTGGCCAAAATGCGTTATTTATCTGTTATTTTTTGAGAAAAAAGTATGATAGTCATGCCTCATAAATGGTATAAAATGTGGTAAAATGTATTTGACTTATAAGTGCGGGAGTGAATGATATGGATACTAAGACCAAAAAGCAGGTGCTCAACCTTTTGAAGACATCGAGAGGGCAGATAGACGGCATAATCAAGATGGTGGAGGATGACCGGTACTGCGTGGACATATCCAAGCAGATACTGGCTGTGCAGGCTTTGCTTAAAAAGGCAAATATGAAGATAATAGACCAGCACATAAAGCACTGTGTCAGACAGGCATTCACCGAGGGCCATGGTGAGGAAAAGGTAAATGAGATAATGGAGCTTATCGACAAATATGCCAAGTAGCGTGTTTGATAGTTTTATTTATCATGCTGTTGTGCTCTCTTTGGATGTACTTGAATATATAATCTTTTTGTTGGAGGGATAGTCTATGGAAAAGGTGGTACACGGCGTGAAGATCGAGTGCGTTCAGGGGGATATAACTAAACAGGAGGGTTTTGATGCAATAGTGAATGCAGCTAATGCTCAGCTCATGCCTGGAGGAGGCGTGGCCGGTGCTATTCATCGGGCAGCCGGGCCTGGTCTGGCGGAGGAGTGCAGGCCTCTGGCGCCCATAAAGCCTGGACATGCCGTCATAACCGGTGGACACAACCTGCCAAACCGCTATGTCATTCACTGCTTGGGGCCGGTATATGGCGTTGACCAGCCTTCCGACAAGCTGCTGGCTGACTGCTATAGGAACGCACTGAAGCTAGCTGAACAGCACGGCATAACCTCCATAGCTTTTCCTGCCATTTCAACCGGTATATTCGGATATCCTATGGAGGAGGCAGCCAGCGTGGCGTTTAAGGCGATATTCGAGCTGGTTCCTTCGCTTAAATCGGTGAAGGTGATCCGTTTTGTCCTGTGGGATAGGAAAGCGCTGGAGATTCATGAGAGGGTACTGGAAGAGATGTTAGCCTCCTGATAATTACAAAGGTTGAGCATTTATTAGGGTTTTACCATTTTCCAGACTATTATGCTGATTTGCTCTTCAGGGATTGTTTCTAATTTACCGTTATCAAATTCAATCTCATATGCCTTAGGTAAATCTTTTACATCAAAAACATGCACAACAGTTCCTTCTTTTCCATCTTTTGTTTTGATCACATCAAGTTCTTCTATTTTCATTTACACAATTCCCCTTTATTCTTCCTGGAAAAAATTCAATTTGAAAAACGCTTAAGGTCCGTCTTCTTGAATGTCCATTCAGGCGTGATTAATGTATCGCCAAATTTAATGGAATACCATGGACTAATTTGCGGATCCTGGGGGTTCTTTAAAATGTGGATGTCCTGTGCAGGCATGTAGCTTTGAGCCAGCAAAAACAGCTTTTCTCCATTTTCCGGGTGCATGGCCATATCCACCACTATGACACAGTGTCCAGGGCTGCCTCCCTGGATGAATACATCCCCAATTTCCATATCTTCTATCATAACAGGCTTCATCTCTTTAGATAAAGATAGTGTGCCTGCATAAGAGAATACAGTATCGAGATATCTCCGAAAAGTGTTATAATCATCAGAATAGCCAGAGGTCTTCACCCAGTTTGCTTTATTGCCAGTTACTACTATCCTGTAGCCGTGTATCCATTTGACAAATTCGGCGTTAAAGCCGTTTGTGAAGTTAAAATGAATCCTATCATACTCCTTTTGTTTGTATAAATACTCCGCTCTTAATCGAATTACTGCATCGGCGCATTGCTGCAGGTCCTTCTTACCTATATCCATATCTATTACCGCTTCGTATACGTTATGTGCCTTTTCCCTTCCGTCGTAATACTTAACTTTTGAACCATGAGGTTTTAAAGGGAGGGTCCTCAAATAATGTGCAAATGACCCCTCTTCTACTTTTACGCGTTCAAACCCTTCTGGAGGTTTGATCCTCTCTTCTATTGTATTTCCCGACGGATTTATAATTACGTCCATATTATGCTGCTGACCTTGTAGATTGGGAATAGCCGTGTTAGAAGATGATTTTGGTTGATAAGGCGTTTTACTCAAAGCATTTGAGTTTAGCAGGTTATTCTCATTACTTGTAATTGAATTTTTGTATTTTGATACGTCTTTGTGACAAGAGGGAATGATGAACAGTACTATAATGATTATGGCCAGCCATTTTCTCATATCTAACCTCCTCCGGTTCAATTACAAATTTCATACCTCTTTGCATTATAAAAAGGTGTTACAAAACAAAAACATGCTATTGAGTATAGTAGTAATCATACTATATCCAATAAAAAATACAGATAAAGACAAAGGTACACCTATGTTATCAAAGGAATTTCTCTTTAACGATATTCGCATATTCAATTATGTCTATAAGATTGTTTTTCAAAATCGCGTATAATATTTCGGGCTGTACTCGTATATAATCATGTACTATAATATTACGAAACTGGGCCATTTTTTTAAGATTTTCGGCAAGCTCCTTGGGGATAATTCCTTGTTCCATCAATATTTGAAATAACTCCCTGTTGCTTTCAGGTTCTCTATAGCCGTGGTAAGAAATTATATGATTTGCTATATCTATGCACGCTTCAATGGCCATATGTAAAGTTCTTTCAATGTAACGTCTTACAACTTTATCATTTAAAAACTGTTCCCAGCTTACTTTTGTTCTTGCCTCCTCAAGGTCTCTGCAGTACTCATCCAGGTACGCCAGCCTTCTGGCAATTATCGATTTTTCAACCACGGTGCATGTCCCTCCGTTTCTTCTCTAGCCGCTTTAAAGCTTGAGAATAGTACAACTTATAAAAAGGTTGCATATCGAAATATTCCCTGCGTTTTTTTACTTCAAAAACTACTCGCTTATCAATATTCTTGTCTACCACTAGGATCTTATTAAGCATTATTTGGTGGAAAAAAAACGGGTCAGCGCTTTCTAGATCTACAATGTCTACTCTGGTGTTTAGTAGCTCTTCCAGTTTCCCGGCTATCTCAAGCTTTCTATGGAATCGGTATATTGTGCTTCTTTCCCCATCAAATAGAACCGCTATGTCAACATCGCTATTTTTTCTTGCCTTACCTTTTACAGTGGAGCCAAAGAGGTAGGCCGCTATTACGTCTCCTTGGTTTTTGAAATAGGACTGAAGTTTTTCTATTATGCTCTGTATGTCCATGCCTGTTCACCTTTGCTTTTTTATTACTACTATTTTAACTCATTTTGATTCGAAAAAACAGTGGATACTTTAATTGGCTGGTATTGCATTGAATTTCGTAATTTTATTCACAAATGATAGCGGATATAGTATAATTCTATTTAAAGTCAATCGTACAGTCAATTAATTATCAAAATTTGCCGAGTATTCGCTTGATGTCATAAAGACTTTACAGCTGGCCGGAAAGAATAAAAGGCTTCTGGTAATATGGGATGGCGGTTATCAGGATGGCGTGCTGACTTATGCAAAACCGGGTTATCCGGATTTTCACAGATATGAGATTAGAAATTATGGGGTGTCGTGCATTACGAAATAGGGGGTATGGCCTATTATGAAATATGGTCAGCTTATAAATTTTGATCCTATTGAGACAGTCATTTAGATAAAGGATGCTGATGATTCCTCTAAAGCCGCCAGACTGGTTGAAACCTACGTGATGTCGGACGACATGAAGGTAGAGATAAGAATAAGTTGAGGATTATCGTAAAGAAGTAAAAGTGGAGGGCTGTGTTTATGGATATACAGAGGTTAAGGGAAAAACTTGCTGGTTTTTCAGAGGCTTTAAACCGGCTAAAAGAAGCGCTGGAAAGAGATCAATCGGATGATATCGTTTTGGATGCAGTTATACAGAGGTTTGAATTCACATACGAGCTTTCCTGGAAGCTCATCAAGGCTTATATGTCTTACAGCGGCATAGCGGATGTCAAGACGCCAAGGCAGGCTTTTAAGGAGGCTTTTGCTGCCGGCTTGATCGAGGAGGGGGACGTGTGGCTTGGGATGCTGGACGACAGGAATGTTACCTCACATACCTACGATCAAAACACGGCCAGGTGCGTTTATGAAAAGGTGAAAAATAGATATTATCCAGCCATGAGCAAATTAAAAGAAGCAATAAGCAGGGAGATAGAGCAATGAGATTTGGTCTTGAAGAGCGTATAATCCAAAAGATCGTATCAGCGATAGACAAACACAAAGCTGTAAAGAGAGCAGTTATATTCGGTTCAAGAGCCAGGGGTGACTACCGCTATAACTCGGATATTGACATTGCCATATATACTGATGGAGGAGATTATCCCGGCCTTATTGACGATATCGACCGTGCAGCCGGGATATACAAGGTCGATGTGGTTGATGTAAACAGTTTGGATAATGATGACTTCAAAAAAAGCATAGAAAGGGATGGAATAGATATATACAGGAGAGCTGATGTATGAAGCTTACAAAGGAGTATTTGGACGAAGAAGGTATATAGTGTGCTATTTGATCGCATGGTTGCCTACTATGTTGTAAACGGTGTCCTCGTGATAATGAATGTCGCTGAGTTTTATAAAAGGCTTAAAGAAAAATTTATTGAACGCGATGGGAATGTACTTTTTGTCCGACCAACCAATCAATACAATAAAAAAGTTGAAAAGGGATATCGATAACGTCCAGCTTTTATTTGTGGTTATCGATGGGAAGAGTACCATACAGTGGCTTTATGGTTGCTAGGCTGTAAAGGGGTGTTATTTTTTGGTAGGGTAAAATTCCCTAAAATTTTAGTATAAATCAAAAGTTTATATTTTAAAGAGGTGTATAATATGCTCGATAAATCCAAAGTAAAAAGCCTTATATTTCATCCAGAAAAAGTTGTAAGAAAATATGCAATGGAGTTTTTCGCTGAAGGTGGTATTGGCGATATAGAGGTTACCAATATGCTGCTAGAATTATACAGCAAAGGGGTTGATGATGACGAGGCTTTGGACATATTGAGCAGTATGCCGGATCTTCCTCATAATGAAGAAACTTTAAGCAGGCTGTGGGAGATAGAGCCGTCTGACCCCAATATAGTTTTTCACGTGGACAGGACAATTGTGGAAGCCGATTTAGAGCTTTTGAAAAAATTGCCCGATGTTCGCCCGAGGGAGCAAAAGTATATCGACATTTTAGAAAAGAGGTTTTTGTTTGCCTCTATGGATACCGAAAAGCTGTGGGAAAAACTTTGGGAACACAGCCAGTCGGGGTTGGGTAAAGGTTTAGACGAGTTTGATTATAATTATGGTGAGATTATAATAAAGGAGCTTGCCAAGCGCAAAGATTTTCCGACGGATAAATACTTGGAGAAAATACAAATCGACTATCCGGAGGATTATGACGGTTGGGATGATACTTATCTTAGCGTCCTTGCCGGAGAACTTAAATCAAAAGAGTCAATACCTTTTCTTATCAGAACTCTTAAAATTGATGCGGCTTTCCTTTGCGAACGTGCCGTTGAGGCTTTGGTTAGGATTGGTACGGCCGAAGTTGTGGAAGCTATTGGCAATGAATATTTAAATGAAGATTTTCATTTTAGAATCTATGCAGCTGGAGTATTGGAGAAGATAAAGCTAAAGGAAAGCGAAGAGCTCATGCTAAAGCTTTTTCCTAGGGAAACCGATGTTACTTTGAAAACACATCTCGCCTATGGATTGTCTAAGCTTTTCTCTGTAGATGCTATTCCCATGATTTTGACCCTGCTGTGGCATGGTTATGATAGGCAATTCACAAATCTTGAAGAATCGGCCTATGTGCTTCATGTGGTACATGGCTTGAAACATCCCGATATGGATAAATGGTATAAAGGTATTAAGGAAGAAGAAGAAAAGTTAAAGGAATTGAAAAAGGTTATATCCAAGGAGTATCTTCAAAGAATAATAGAGGAAGAATTTGAGGAACGCATGGCTGAAGCTCTTGGTAAATTGATTGAAGAAAGAAAAGAAAAGGAACGACTGAATAAAATATATTCCGGTGAGGTCAAAGTAGGGAGAAACG includes:
- a CDS encoding SEC-C metal-binding domain-containing protein; this translates as MLDKSKVKSLIFHPEKVVRKYAMEFFAEGGIGDIEVTNMLLELYSKGVDDDEALDILSSMPDLPHNEETLSRLWEIEPSDPNIVFHVDRTIVEADLELLKKLPDVRPREQKYIDILEKRFLFASMDTEKLWEKLWEHSQSGLGKGLDEFDYNYGEIIIKELAKRKDFPTDKYLEKIQIDYPEDYDGWDDTYLSVLAGELKSKESIPFLIRTLKIDAAFLCERAVEALVRIGTAEVVEAIGNEYLNEDFHFRIYAAGVLEKIKLKESEELMLKLFPRETDVTLKTHLAYGLSKLFSVDAIPMILTLLWHGYDRQFTNLEESAYVLHVVHGLKHPDMDKWYKGIKEEEEKLKELKKVISKEYLQRIIEEEFEERMAEALGKLIEERKEKERLNKIYSGEVKVGRNDPCPCGSGKKYKKCCGKFVE
- a CDS encoding nucleotidyltransferase family protein, which encodes MRFGLEERIIQKIVSAIDKHKAVKRAVIFGSRARGDYRYNSDIDIAIYTDGGDYPGLIDDIDRAAGIYKVDVVDVNSLDNDDFKKSIERDGIDIYRRADV